In Ptiloglossa arizonensis isolate GNS036 chromosome 6, iyPtiAriz1_principal, whole genome shotgun sequence, a single window of DNA contains:
- the LOC143147946 gene encoding glycerate kinase isoform X2, protein MCYKRVLRKCAQYSSLIFFKSNLLKFVKFSSENMSMDVKGLKECKSILKDMYFAGVKAVSPKALIINKVKFKDGILQVADQSFQLKENVYLVGFGKAVMGMSIVLEHMLGNHLKKGIVSVPSASTNALWESEDKFYFPKLVSGVVEYREGSVNNQPDDRCLDTTHDIIDLIESLTENDTLIVLVSGGGSALLYMPRPTILQEDKLLVCRTVQNAGADIKELNTVRIKLSMVKGGGLARMAFPASVITLILSDIVGDPIDLIASGPTVYNSKLPKLAITVLKKYDLYDKLEGDVKRAIISKETFNDRPLLTGKGKTKTFKHVNNIILGNNEVAVEAAAFEARRKKLIPIILRTDITGNVHDVSSMYAYITSLICLALDKTLNRKEFFEKVKDIPILSLSTTKVDEIYNLIENVSAEGVVLIGGGEPTVIVKGKGKGGRNQELALHFSLDWLAKIKSNPRFAEYNVIMLSAGTDGQDGPTDAAGAFGYPAIAPIIHHLYEKAKYLTSEKIVQLKMKKEAMKKKEEERQQFEQQQPEEICKRHELSTFVIKKQEIENEVKNDEVTETKGAFNAENVDEMEEVLPLIYQTMEIEHILPENALNDNNTYNLYSRFKKGSDLLKTGFTGTNVMDLHFIYIRKRKCDCRIDFVKNEIFENALDNHDFHINPSTIEEYRRKHEQMTFDWDNYLAGPSHLIKDEADKYIT, encoded by the exons ATGTGTTATAAAAGAGTATTACGTAAATGCGCACAATACAG TAGTTTGATTTTCTTTAAGTCTAAcctattaaaatttgtaaaattttcaagtGAAAACATGTCTATGGATGTAAAAGGTCTCAAAGAATGTAAATCTATTTTAAAAGATATGTATTTTGCTGGTGTTAAAGCAGTTTCACCAAAAGCTCTCATAATAAATAAAGTTAAATTTAAAGATGGAATATTACAAGTTGCTGATCAAAGTTTTCAgttaaaagaaaatgtttatctGGTTGGTTTTGGTAAAGCTGTAATGGGTATGTCAATAGTTTTGGAGCATATGCTTGGTAATCATTTGAAGAAAGGTATAGTTAGCGTACCGTCTGCATCAACCAATGCACTGTGGGAATCcgaagataaattttattttcctaaaTTAGTATCTGGTGTAGTTGAATATCGTGAAGGTAGTGTAAATAATCAACCAGATGATAGATGTTTAGACACAACACATGATATCATAGATTTAATAGAATCTTTAACAGAAAATGATACTTTAATTGTATTAGTATCAGGTGGAGGCTCTGCATTACTTTATATGCCGAGACCAACAATTTTACAGGAAGATAAATTGCTAGTTTGTAGAACAGTTCAAAATGCAGGTGCTGATATCAAAGAATTAAACACAGTAAGAATTAAATTATCTATGGTAAAAGGTGGTGGTTTAGCTAGAATGGCTTTTCCAGCTTCTGTCATCACTTTGATTTTATCCGACATTGTGGGTGATCCTATAGATTTAATTGCAAGTGGTCCAACAGTATATAATAGTAAACTACCTAAGCTAGCAATAACTGTATTAAAGAAGTATGACTTATATGACAAACTAGAAGGAGATGTGAAAAGAGCTATAATATCTAAAGAAACTTTTAATGACAGACCACTATTGACtggaaaaggaaaaacaaaGACATTTAAACATGTAAATAACATTATTTTGGGAAATAATGAGGTAGCAGTTGAAGCAGCTGCATTTGAAGCTCGGCGCAAAAAGCTTATTCCCATAATATTACGAACTGATATTACAGGCAATGTACATGATGTAAGTTCAATGTATGCTTATATAACAAGTTTAATATGCCTTGCATTAGATAAAACATTGAACAGAAAAGAATTCTTTGAAAAAGTAAAAGATATTCCTATACTTTCATTATCTACTACTAAAGTagatgaaatttataatttgattGAAAATGTAAGTGCAGAAGGAGTAGTATTGATTGGAGGAGGAGAACCAACAGTAATTGTTAAAGGAAAAGGAAAGGGTGGTAGAAATCAAGAATTAGCTCTACATTTTTCTTTAGACTGGTTAGCAAAGATTAAAAGTAATCCCCGATTTGCAGAGTACAATGTAATAATGTTAAGTGCAGGCACGGATGGTCAAGATGGTCCAACTGATGCAGCAGGAGCATTTGGTTATCCTGCTATTGCACCAATAATTCATCATTTATATGAAAAAGCAAAATATTTAACATCAGAGAAAATAGTTCAATTAAAGATGAAGAAAGAGGCTatgaaaaagaaggaagaagaacgaCAACAATTTGAACAGCAACAACCTGAAGAAATATGTAAAAGACATGAATTGAGtacatttgtaataaaaaaGCAGGAGATAGAAAACGAAGTAAAAAATGATGAAGTGACGGAAACGAAAGGCGCTTTCAATGCAGAAAATGTAGACGAAATGGAAGAAGTACTTCCACTCATATACCAAACAATGGAAATTGAACATATTTTGCCTGAAAATGCTTTAAATGATAACAatacatataatttatattcacgATTCAAAAAAGGTTCAGACTTATTGAAAACTGGTTTCACTGGCACTAATGTCATGGATTTACACTTTATTTACATCAGAAAACGAAAATGCGATTGTAGAATagattttgttaaaaatgaGATATTTGAAAATGCTTTAGATAACCATGATTTCCATATTAATCCTTCTACTATTGAAGAATACAGAAGAAAGCATGAGCAGATGACTTTTGATTGGGACAATTACTTAGCTGGACCTTCACATCTTATCAAAGATGAGGCTGATAag TATATTACCTAA
- the LOC143147946 gene encoding glycerate kinase isoform X1, with product MCYKRVLRKCAQYSSLIFFKSNLLKFVKFSSENMSMDVKGLKECKSILKDMYFAGVKAVSPKALIINKVKFKDGILQVADQSFQLKENVYLVGFGKAVMGMSIVLEHMLGNHLKKGIVSVPSASTNALWESEDKFYFPKLVSGVVEYREGSVNNQPDDRCLDTTHDIIDLIESLTENDTLIVLVSGGGSALLYMPRPTILQEDKLLVCRTVQNAGADIKELNTVRIKLSMVKGGGLARMAFPASVITLILSDIVGDPIDLIASGPTVYNSKLPKLAITVLKKYDLYDKLEGDVKRAIISKETFNDRPLLTGKGKTKTFKHVNNIILGNNEVAVEAAAFEARRKKLIPIILRTDITGNVHDVSSMYAYITSLICLALDKTLNRKEFFEKVKDIPILSLSTTKVDEIYNLIENVSAEGVVLIGGGEPTVIVKGKGKGGRNQELALHFSLDWLAKIKSNPRFAEYNVIMLSAGTDGQDGPTDAAGAFGYPAIAPIIHHLYEKAKYLTSEKIVQLKMKKEAMKKKEEERQQFEQQQPEEICKRHELSTFVIKKQEIENEVKNDEVTETKGAFNAENVDEMEEVLPLIYQTMEIEHILPENALNDNNTYNLYSRFKKGSDLLKTGFTGTNVMDLHFIYIRKRKCDCRIDFVKNEIFENALDNHDFHINPSTIEEYRRKHEQMTFDWDNYLAGPSHLIKDEADKVNIKIIDDNLVEPCCRRNRKFPS from the exons ATGTGTTATAAAAGAGTATTACGTAAATGCGCACAATACAG TAGTTTGATTTTCTTTAAGTCTAAcctattaaaatttgtaaaattttcaagtGAAAACATGTCTATGGATGTAAAAGGTCTCAAAGAATGTAAATCTATTTTAAAAGATATGTATTTTGCTGGTGTTAAAGCAGTTTCACCAAAAGCTCTCATAATAAATAAAGTTAAATTTAAAGATGGAATATTACAAGTTGCTGATCAAAGTTTTCAgttaaaagaaaatgtttatctGGTTGGTTTTGGTAAAGCTGTAATGGGTATGTCAATAGTTTTGGAGCATATGCTTGGTAATCATTTGAAGAAAGGTATAGTTAGCGTACCGTCTGCATCAACCAATGCACTGTGGGAATCcgaagataaattttattttcctaaaTTAGTATCTGGTGTAGTTGAATATCGTGAAGGTAGTGTAAATAATCAACCAGATGATAGATGTTTAGACACAACACATGATATCATAGATTTAATAGAATCTTTAACAGAAAATGATACTTTAATTGTATTAGTATCAGGTGGAGGCTCTGCATTACTTTATATGCCGAGACCAACAATTTTACAGGAAGATAAATTGCTAGTTTGTAGAACAGTTCAAAATGCAGGTGCTGATATCAAAGAATTAAACACAGTAAGAATTAAATTATCTATGGTAAAAGGTGGTGGTTTAGCTAGAATGGCTTTTCCAGCTTCTGTCATCACTTTGATTTTATCCGACATTGTGGGTGATCCTATAGATTTAATTGCAAGTGGTCCAACAGTATATAATAGTAAACTACCTAAGCTAGCAATAACTGTATTAAAGAAGTATGACTTATATGACAAACTAGAAGGAGATGTGAAAAGAGCTATAATATCTAAAGAAACTTTTAATGACAGACCACTATTGACtggaaaaggaaaaacaaaGACATTTAAACATGTAAATAACATTATTTTGGGAAATAATGAGGTAGCAGTTGAAGCAGCTGCATTTGAAGCTCGGCGCAAAAAGCTTATTCCCATAATATTACGAACTGATATTACAGGCAATGTACATGATGTAAGTTCAATGTATGCTTATATAACAAGTTTAATATGCCTTGCATTAGATAAAACATTGAACAGAAAAGAATTCTTTGAAAAAGTAAAAGATATTCCTATACTTTCATTATCTACTACTAAAGTagatgaaatttataatttgattGAAAATGTAAGTGCAGAAGGAGTAGTATTGATTGGAGGAGGAGAACCAACAGTAATTGTTAAAGGAAAAGGAAAGGGTGGTAGAAATCAAGAATTAGCTCTACATTTTTCTTTAGACTGGTTAGCAAAGATTAAAAGTAATCCCCGATTTGCAGAGTACAATGTAATAATGTTAAGTGCAGGCACGGATGGTCAAGATGGTCCAACTGATGCAGCAGGAGCATTTGGTTATCCTGCTATTGCACCAATAATTCATCATTTATATGAAAAAGCAAAATATTTAACATCAGAGAAAATAGTTCAATTAAAGATGAAGAAAGAGGCTatgaaaaagaaggaagaagaacgaCAACAATTTGAACAGCAACAACCTGAAGAAATATGTAAAAGACATGAATTGAGtacatttgtaataaaaaaGCAGGAGATAGAAAACGAAGTAAAAAATGATGAAGTGACGGAAACGAAAGGCGCTTTCAATGCAGAAAATGTAGACGAAATGGAAGAAGTACTTCCACTCATATACCAAACAATGGAAATTGAACATATTTTGCCTGAAAATGCTTTAAATGATAACAatacatataatttatattcacgATTCAAAAAAGGTTCAGACTTATTGAAAACTGGTTTCACTGGCACTAATGTCATGGATTTACACTTTATTTACATCAGAAAACGAAAATGCGATTGTAGAATagattttgttaaaaatgaGATATTTGAAAATGCTTTAGATAACCATGATTTCCATATTAATCCTTCTACTATTGAAGAATACAGAAGAAAGCATGAGCAGATGACTTTTGATTGGGACAATTACTTAGCTGGACCTTCACATCTTATCAAAGATGAGGCTGATAaggttaatataaaaattattgatgATAATTTAGTAGAACCGTGTTGCCgtagaaatagaaaatttccatcttaa
- the LOC143147947 gene encoding histone H4, producing MTGRGKGGKGLGKGGAKRHRKVLRDNIQGITKPAIRRLARRGGVKRISGLIYEETRGVLKVFLENVIRDAVTYTEHAKRKTVTAMDVVYALKRQGRTLYGFGG from the coding sequence ATGACTGGTCGTGGAAAGGGAGGAAAGGGATTGGGAAAAGGAGGTGCAAAGAGACATAGAAAAGTACTTCGCGATAATATCCAAGGTATTACCAAACCTGCTATTCGACGATTGGCAAGACGTGGAGGTGTTAAAAGAATTTCCGGTTTGATATACGAAGAAACTCGAGGAGTACTTAAGGTCTTCCTTGAAAACGTGATTCGTGATGCTGTTACGTACACGGAGCATGCAAAAAGAAAAACTGTAACAGCGATGGACGTAGTCTATGCTTTAAAGCGTCAAGGAAGAACACTTTATGGATTTGGtggttaa
- the LOC143147888 gene encoding histone H3-like → MARTKQTARKSTGGKAPRKQLATKAARKSAPATGGVKKPHRYRPGTVALREIRRYQKSTELLVRKLPFQRLVREIAQDFKTDLRFQSSAVMALQESSEAYLVGLFEDTNLCAIHAKRVTIMPKDIQLARRIRGERA, encoded by the coding sequence ATGGCTCGTACAAAGCAAACTGCTCGAAAATCAACAGGAGGTAAAGCTCCACGAAAACAGTTAGCTACGAAAGCTGCTCGTAAGAGCGCTCCGGCTACTGGTGGTGTAAAAAAACCTCATCGCTACAGACCTGGAACTGTGGCacttcgagaaattcgtcgCTACCAAAAAAGTACTGAATTGTTGGTTCGAAAATTACCATTTCAACGGCTCGTGCGTGAAATCGCTCAAGATTTTAAAACTGATCTTCGTTTCCAAAGCTCAGCAGTGATGGCTCTTCAGGAATCTAGTGAAGCTTACTTAGTTGGATTATTTGAAGATACGAATTTGTGTGCCATCCATGCGAAGCGTGTTACCATTATGCCTAAAGATATTCAACTTGCCCGTCGTATTCGCGGCGAACGTGCCTAA
- the LOC143148094 gene encoding histone H2A-like produces the protein MSSRGKGSKIKSKGKSRSTRAGLQFPVGRIHRLLRRGNYAERVGAGAPVYLAAVMEYLAAEVLELTGNAARDNKKTRIIPRHVQLAIRNDEELNKLLSGVTITQGGVLPNIQAALLPKKTEKKA, from the coding sequence ATGTCTAGTCGTGGTAAAGGTAGCAAAATTAAGTCAAAAGGAAAGTCCCGCTCGACTAGAGCCGGATTGCAATTTCCTGTTGGACGTATTCACAGGCTACTAAGAAGAGGCAATTATGCCGAACGTGTGGGTGCAGGTGCTCCCGTTTACTTAGCAGCAGTTATGGAATATCTCGCTGCTGAAGTTTTGGAATTGACTGGAAATGCAGCACgagataataaaaaaacaagAATCATTCCACGACATGTGCAACTTGCTATCCGTAATgacgaagaattaaataaacTCTTATCTGGAGTTACTATTACTCAAGGAGGTGTCTTGCCGAATATCCAAGCAGCGCTTCTACCCAAGAAAACTGAAAAAAAAGCTTAA
- the Sumo gene encoding small ubiquitin like modifier, which translates to MSDEKKETKAESEHINLKVLGQDSAVVQFKIKKHTPLRKLMNAYCDRVGLAIAAVRFRFDGQPINELDTPTTLEMEEGDTIEVYQQQIGGLC; encoded by the exons ATGTCTGACGAGAAGAAG GAAACTAAAGCAGAATCGGAACatataaatttaaaagtacTGGGACAAGATAGTGCAGTggttcaatttaaaattaaaaaacacacaccactcAGGAAATTAATGAATGCCTACTGTGATCGTGTG GGTCTAGCGATTGCAGCAGTAAGATTTAGATTTGATGGACAACCCATAAATGAATTAGATACACCAACAACTCTTGAAATGGAAGAAGGAGACACAATAGAGGTTTATCAGCAACAGATAGGAGGATTGTGTTGA